One genomic window of Chanos chanos chromosome 13, fChaCha1.1, whole genome shotgun sequence includes the following:
- the arl16 gene encoding ADP-ribosylation factor-like protein 16, with amino-acid sequence MCLLLGTTGVGKTLLLKRLQKLCQRDVPTELGEPPVTLPTVGTNLTDLTLKKKKMTVRELGGCMGPIWHSYYKDCSSVIFVVDSANIMQISSSCIQLLSVLSAEPLQNASVLVLFNKRDLPCTMSLVEMKAVFRIDDIIASAPQKITTFEVSARSGHGLQHVLNWLDSIQTD; translated from the exons ATGTGTTTATTACTGGGTACAACCGGTGTTGGAAAGACGCTGTTACTGAAACGCTTACAGA agctctgtcagagagatgtGCCGACGGAGTTGGGTGAACCGCCAGTCACATTGCCCACA GTTGGCACCAACCTCACAGACCTTActctgaagaagaagaagatgacagTTAGAGAGTTGGGAGGTTGTATGGGCCCCATATGGCACAGTTACTACAAAGACTGTTCCTCTGTCATT TTCGTGGTGGATTCTGCAAACATCATGCAAATATCATCTTCCTGTATTCAACTTTTATCTGTTCTTTCTGCTGAGCCTCTTCAAAATGCTTCTGTCCTTGTGCTCTTCAATAAAAG GGATCTTCCTTGCACTATGTCTCTTGTGGAGATGAAAGCAGTGTTCAGGATTGATGACATAATAGCATCTGCCCCTCAAAAGATTACCACATTTGAGGTTAGTGCACGCTCTGGACATGGACTCCAGCATGTGTTAAACTGGCTTGATTCAATTCAAACGGACTGA
- the epn3a gene encoding epsin-3 isoform X1: protein MTTSSLRRSVKNIVNNYTDAEIKVREATSNDPWGPPSSLMLEIADLTFNVVAFTEIMGIIWKRLNDHGKNWRHVYKALTLLDYLLKAGSERVVQHCKENIYAIQTLRDFQYIDRDGQDQGMNVREKSKQLVALVRDEERLKQERAQAHKTRERMTGAGAMGYGALPPPYPGRRTSQPSMSAIYGEQYSRSRGSPSSHYSSSSSPQLAPDLEQARPQTSGEEELQLQLALAMSREESEKPPPALDIDEQTQLQIAMSLSKEEAQKPAPPPPAAALDMDEDTQLQLALSLSKEEHQQEQQSRQGDESMLQKALEESKREMESRGGGSAMMDLVDIFAPASAVPPSASPWELSSSNNQPQSAGPLRSDPWDSLDGGSRGVGSSWMAPSGLGAQSQPWDSRLPSSDPWESSQISTSPVPTDQVWTSSTRTDPFLSSGLDKKGAAGLTKVPSPRAGSPSDGDLFDEAMDGGQVNVNGHGEGNMEPFDLSRLGEHLPDPKPRTCRTPETFLGPEAASLVNLDSLIPSNPTSKTLNPFLSEMSAPSTTNPFQSEPPRPTLNQMRPSSTSPVPTSLPYSASLPLPASNQPSSLPNSFTQPAQGPLDIPGNLPQPLLPLSSTSSLGQQAADQHSQNPFL from the exons atgacaacctcaTCCTTAAGGCGTTCGGTAAAGAACATTGTGAATAATTACACTGATGCAGAGATCAAGGTTCGAGAGGCCACCTCTAACGATCCATGGGGGCCTCCCAGCTCCCTCATGTTAGAGATAGCTGATTTGACCTTTAACGTGGTGGCGTTCACTGAGATCATGGGAATTATCTGGAAGCGGCTAAACGACCACGGCAAGAACTGGAGGCATGTCTACAAGGCTTTGACGCTTCTGGACTACCTGTTAAAAGCAGGCTCGGAGCGGGTCGTGCAACACTGCAAGGAGAACATCTACGCCATCCAGACACTGCGTGACTTCCAGTACATTGACCGCGACGGGCAGGACCAAGGGATGAACGTACGAGAGAAGTCCAAGCAGCTCGTGGCTCTGGTCAGGGACGAAGAACGTCTTAAACAGGAACGTGCCCAGGCGCACAAAACCAGGGAACGCATGACAGGTGCTGGTGCTATGGGCTATGGAGCATTACCACCTCCCTACCCAGGACGCCGTACCAGCCAGCCCAGCATGTCAGCTATATACGGGGAACAGTACAGTCGGTCTCGGGGTTCGCCTTCCTCTCATTATT cctcctcttcctcccctcaACTGGCCCCAGATCTGGAGCAGGCTCGGCCACAGACCAGCGGGGAGGAAgagctgcagctgcagctggCTCTGGCCATGAGCCGAGAGGAGAGCGAGAAG CCTCCTCCTGCTTTGGATATTGATGAGCAGACACAACTCCAGATTGCTATGAGTCTGAGCAAAGAGGAGGCCCAGAAG CcggctcctcctcctcctgctgcagCCCTGGACATGGATGAAGACACGCAGCTCCAGTTAGCCCTCAGCCTCAGCAAAGAGGAGCACCAGCAG GAGCAACAAAGTCGCCAGGGAGATGAGTCGATGCTCCAGAAAGCTCTTGAAGAGAGCAAACGAGAGATGGAATCCAGGGGAGGAGGG TCTGCCATGATGGACCTTGTGGACATTTTTGCTCCAGCCTCTGCAGTGCCCCCTAGTGCTAGCCCATGGGAACTATCCAGTAGTAACAACCAGCCCCAATCAGCAGGCCCTTTAAGATCTGACCCATGGGATTCTCTGG ATGGAGGCAGTAGAGGTGTTGGAAGCTCTTGGATGGCACCCTCAGGATTGGGCGCTCAATCCCAACCCTGGGATAGCAGGCTGCCCTCTTCAGACCCTTGGGAATCCTCCCAGATTTCAACTAGCCCAGTCCCTACAGATCAAGTCTGGACCTCTTCCACACGTACAG ATCCTTTCTTGTCTTCGGGACTGGACAAAAAAGGGGCAGCAGGCCTGACCAAGGTCCCGTCACCACGAGCTGGGAGTCCATCAG ATGGGGACCTTTTTGATGAGGCAATGGATGGAGGTCAGGTGAATGTGAATGGTCATGGGGAAGGCAATATGGAGCCCTTTGATCTGTCACGTCTTGGAGAACATCTTCCTGACCCAAAACCTAGAACCTGTCGAACTCCAGAGACCTTCCTAGGTCCTGAAGCAGCCTCACTAGTTAATTTGGACTCTCTGATTCCTTCTAACCCAACTTCCAAGACCCTGAACCCATTTTTATCAG AGATGAGTGCACCATCAACCACTAATCCATTCCAAAGTGAACCGCCCCGCCCCACTCTTAACCAGATGCGTCCCAGTTCTACGTCTCCTGTGCCGACCTCACTCCCATACAGCGCCTCTCTTCCCCTGCCTGCTAGCAACCAGCCATCATCTCTGCCTAACTCCTTCACCCAGCCTGCCCAGGGCCCTCTAGACATTCCTGGAAATCTCCCCCAACCACTGCTGCCCCTCTCATCCACATCTTCACTTGGTCAGCAGGCAGCAGACCAACACAGTCAGAACCCATTCCTCTGA
- the epn3a gene encoding epsin-3 isoform X2 has translation MTTSSLRRSVKNIVNNYTDAEIKVREATSNDPWGPPSSLMLEIADLTFNVVAFTEIMGIIWKRLNDHGKNWRHVYKALTLLDYLLKAGSERVVQHCKENIYAIQTLRDFQYIDRDGQDQGMNVREKSKQLVALVRDEERLKQERAQAHKTRERMTGAGAMGYGALPPPYPGRRTSQPSMSAIYGEQYSRSRGSPSSHYSSSSSPQLAPDLEQARPQTSGEEELQLQLALAMSREESEKPAPPPPAAALDMDEDTQLQLALSLSKEEHQQEQQSRQGDESMLQKALEESKREMESRGGGSAMMDLVDIFAPASAVPPSASPWELSSSNNQPQSAGPLRSDPWDSLDGGSRGVGSSWMAPSGLGAQSQPWDSRLPSSDPWESSQISTSPVPTDQVWTSSTRTDPFLSSGLDKKGAAGLTKVPSPRAGSPSDGDLFDEAMDGGQVNVNGHGEGNMEPFDLSRLGEHLPDPKPRTCRTPETFLGPEAASLVNLDSLIPSNPTSKTLNPFLSEMSAPSTTNPFQSEPPRPTLNQMRPSSTSPVPTSLPYSASLPLPASNQPSSLPNSFTQPAQGPLDIPGNLPQPLLPLSSTSSLGQQAADQHSQNPFL, from the exons atgacaacctcaTCCTTAAGGCGTTCGGTAAAGAACATTGTGAATAATTACACTGATGCAGAGATCAAGGTTCGAGAGGCCACCTCTAACGATCCATGGGGGCCTCCCAGCTCCCTCATGTTAGAGATAGCTGATTTGACCTTTAACGTGGTGGCGTTCACTGAGATCATGGGAATTATCTGGAAGCGGCTAAACGACCACGGCAAGAACTGGAGGCATGTCTACAAGGCTTTGACGCTTCTGGACTACCTGTTAAAAGCAGGCTCGGAGCGGGTCGTGCAACACTGCAAGGAGAACATCTACGCCATCCAGACACTGCGTGACTTCCAGTACATTGACCGCGACGGGCAGGACCAAGGGATGAACGTACGAGAGAAGTCCAAGCAGCTCGTGGCTCTGGTCAGGGACGAAGAACGTCTTAAACAGGAACGTGCCCAGGCGCACAAAACCAGGGAACGCATGACAGGTGCTGGTGCTATGGGCTATGGAGCATTACCACCTCCCTACCCAGGACGCCGTACCAGCCAGCCCAGCATGTCAGCTATATACGGGGAACAGTACAGTCGGTCTCGGGGTTCGCCTTCCTCTCATTATT cctcctcttcctcccctcaACTGGCCCCAGATCTGGAGCAGGCTCGGCCACAGACCAGCGGGGAGGAAgagctgcagctgcagctggCTCTGGCCATGAGCCGAGAGGAGAGCGAGAAG CcggctcctcctcctcctgctgcagCCCTGGACATGGATGAAGACACGCAGCTCCAGTTAGCCCTCAGCCTCAGCAAAGAGGAGCACCAGCAG GAGCAACAAAGTCGCCAGGGAGATGAGTCGATGCTCCAGAAAGCTCTTGAAGAGAGCAAACGAGAGATGGAATCCAGGGGAGGAGGG TCTGCCATGATGGACCTTGTGGACATTTTTGCTCCAGCCTCTGCAGTGCCCCCTAGTGCTAGCCCATGGGAACTATCCAGTAGTAACAACCAGCCCCAATCAGCAGGCCCTTTAAGATCTGACCCATGGGATTCTCTGG ATGGAGGCAGTAGAGGTGTTGGAAGCTCTTGGATGGCACCCTCAGGATTGGGCGCTCAATCCCAACCCTGGGATAGCAGGCTGCCCTCTTCAGACCCTTGGGAATCCTCCCAGATTTCAACTAGCCCAGTCCCTACAGATCAAGTCTGGACCTCTTCCACACGTACAG ATCCTTTCTTGTCTTCGGGACTGGACAAAAAAGGGGCAGCAGGCCTGACCAAGGTCCCGTCACCACGAGCTGGGAGTCCATCAG ATGGGGACCTTTTTGATGAGGCAATGGATGGAGGTCAGGTGAATGTGAATGGTCATGGGGAAGGCAATATGGAGCCCTTTGATCTGTCACGTCTTGGAGAACATCTTCCTGACCCAAAACCTAGAACCTGTCGAACTCCAGAGACCTTCCTAGGTCCTGAAGCAGCCTCACTAGTTAATTTGGACTCTCTGATTCCTTCTAACCCAACTTCCAAGACCCTGAACCCATTTTTATCAG AGATGAGTGCACCATCAACCACTAATCCATTCCAAAGTGAACCGCCCCGCCCCACTCTTAACCAGATGCGTCCCAGTTCTACGTCTCCTGTGCCGACCTCACTCCCATACAGCGCCTCTCTTCCCCTGCCTGCTAGCAACCAGCCATCATCTCTGCCTAACTCCTTCACCCAGCCTGCCCAGGGCCCTCTAGACATTCCTGGAAATCTCCCCCAACCACTGCTGCCCCTCTCATCCACATCTTCACTTGGTCAGCAGGCAGCAGACCAACACAGTCAGAACCCATTCCTCTGA
- the rasd2a gene encoding GTP-binding protein Rhes translates to MEVNTAEKISLSVDGTKTLCSCTNHPEGNSSSRSHSPFPNSKVLNCESSNVFLQYKNAAQYLTSTGHKFSTVSKPRMGIIKTVTSRWRHQEKTRVVRSSSAGHRHSSSDRLPRRSLDPLVALLLHRQTGSSDTHYEGKDIDLPLTKPRHYRRIVVLGAPKVGKTAILRRFFGDGFEDHYEPTSEDFHSKLYHIRGETYQIDILDASKERDFPAKRRLSILTGDIFLLVFSVEDRGSFNEVCSLRKEIVSAKTRLAKSKENAQVPIIICGNKIDLDSQMAVSQSEMYQMLGEESVIFEVSAKNNTNLEEMFGALAELGGLPTETRPSLHRDISIRSYHALSSRRRSKKETRALALDEPCGAVCPLARRPSFNSDLRRVLGSSATKKSTPIERCQIQ, encoded by the exons ATGGAGGTGAACACAGCTGAGAAAATTTCACTCTCGGTTGATGGCACCAAGACGCTCTGCTCTTGCACAAATCATCCAGAAGGCAATTCGTCCAGTAGATCTCATTCGCCTTTCCCTAATAGCAAAGTTTTAAACTGTGAGTCGTCTAATGTGTTCTTGCAGTACAAAAACGCAGCCCAGTACCTGACTTCCACCGGGCACAAATTTTCCACAGTTTCAAAGCCGAGAATGGGAATTATAAAAACCGTTACATCACGCTGGCGACACCAAGAGAAGACAAGAGTAGTGAGGTCCTCGAGCGCTGGCCATCGACACTCATCGTCAGACCGGCTCCCGAGAAGATCCCTTGATCCACTTGTCGCACTCCTGCTCCACAGGCAGACGGGCTCCAGTGATACGCATTACGAAGGAAAAGACATCGATTTACCCCTCACTAAGCCTAGGCATTACCGGCGCATAGTCGTGCTTGGTGCACCAAAAGTGGGGAAAACGGCCATTCTCCGACGCTTTTTTGGTGATGGTTTCGAGGACCATTACGAACCAACAAGTGAGGACTTCCACAGCAAGCTGTATCACATTCGTGGAGAAACGTACCAGATAGACATCCTTGACGCatcgaaagagagagactttcctGCGAAAAGGAGGCTGTCTATTTTGACGG GTGACATATTTCTCCTTGTGTTCAGCGTTGAAGACAGAGGCTCGTTCAACGAGGTCTGCTCTTTGCGCAAAGAAATTGTGAGTGCAAAGACTAGGCTGGCAAAATCGAAAGAGAACGCACAAGTACCCATTATAATATGCGGTAACAAGATTGACTTAGATTCCCAGAtggctgtcagtcagtcagagatgtACCAGATGTTAGGGGAAGAGAGTGTCATCTTCGAAGTATCTgccaaaaacaatacaaatctAGAAGAAATGTTCGGAGCACTTGCAGAGTTAGGTGGACTGCCCACAGAGACCCGGCCATCTCTGCACCGTGACATCTCCATCCGGTCGTATCACGCGCTGAGCAGCAGGAGACGAAGCAAGAAGGAGACCAGAGCGTTAGCTCTGGATGAACCTTGTGGAGCAGTGTGCCCCTTGGCTCGCCGCCCAAGTTTCAATAGTGATCTCCGTCGCGTTCTCGGATCATCCGCAACGAAAAAAAGTACACCTATTGAAAGGTGCCAGATTCAATAA